The following coding sequences are from one Poecile atricapillus isolate bPoeAtr1 chromosome 28, bPoeAtr1.hap1, whole genome shotgun sequence window:
- the ISYNA1 gene encoding inositol-3-phosphate synthase 1 isoform X2 yields MAEPFLVESPNVTYSKDFIEAKYTYSTVHVCKENGVTKVRPCSTRFTFRTGRQVPRLGVMLVGWGGNNGTTVTAAVLANKLGLSWMTKTGRKKANYYGSLLQASTVCLGTGPSGDVYVPFRDLLPMVHPNDIVFDGWDISSLNLAEAMRRAEVLEWPLQEQLWPHMEKMKPRASIYIPEFIAANQEERADNVLRGSMAEQVEQIRRDIRDFKESSGVDKVIVLWTANTERFCDIVPGLNDTADNLLRAIERGLEVSPSTLFAVASILEGCAYINGSPQNTFVPGAVELAAQRRVFIGGDDFKSGQTKLKSVLVDFLVGAGLKTKSIVSYNHLGNNDGKNLSAPQQFRSKEISKSNVVDDTVQANPVLYGPQDKPDHCVSWGAGGGVTAGGDSGGDGDVALAGGDQVRALRGGQQAGAGRVHVRDHDGRHQHHRHPQHLRGLAAGQPHHPGPGHPDGAVPAHHLLHRGRSRIPRIPQRPVHPRLPLQGPAGSRGHPRGQRALPPAQLHREHPEGLSGAAPPEPHAAGAQDAAAGAEPQTRLSRGGRLSPAPQKEPGSARPAQRAPLCPPAGAPPSPPAHRRHRITPNPPGAAF; encoded by the exons ATGGCAGAGCCGTTCCTCGTGGAGAGCCCCAACGTCACCTACAGCAAGGATTTCATCGAGGCCAAGTACACCTACAGCACCGTGCACGTCTGCAAGGAGAACGGCGTCACCAAG GTGCGGCCGTGCTCCACCCGCTTCACCTTCCGCACGGGCCGGCAGGTGCCGCGCCTGGGGGTGATGCTGGTGGGCTGGGGGGGCAACAACGGCACCACGGTGACAGCGGCAGTGCTGGCCAACAAACTGGGGCTGTCCTGGATGACCAAGACGGGGCGCAAG AAAGCCAATTACTACGGCTCCCTGCTCCAAGCCTCCACCGTGTGCCTGGGCACCGGCCCCTCCGGTGATGTCTACGTGCCCTTCCGGGACCTGCTGCCCATGGTGCACCCCAACGACATCGTCTTCGACG gCTGGGACATCTCCTCGCTGAACCTGGCCGAGGCCATGAGGAGGGCGGAGGTGCTGGAGTGGccgctgcaggagcagctctggcccCACATGGAGAAGATGAAGCCCCGAGCTTCCATCTACATCCCCGAATTCATCGCCGCCAACCAGGAGGAGCGGGCGGACAACGTCCTGCGAGGCTCCATGGCCGAGCAG GTGGAGCAGATCCGCAGGGACATCCGAGACTTCAAGGAGAGCAGCGGGGTGGACAAAGTCATCGTCCTGTGGACGGCCAACACGGAGAGATTCTGTGACATCGTGCCGGGGCTCAACGACACCGCCGACAACCTGCTGAGAGCCATTGAG CGAGGCCTGGAGGTGTCCCCGTCCACGCTGTTCGCCGTGGCCAGCATCCTGGAGGGCTGCGCCTACATCAACGGCTCCCCCCAGAACACCTTCGTGCCCGGCGCCGTGGAATTGGCCGCCCAGCGCCGCGTCTTCATCGGCGGAGACGACTTCAAGTCGGGGCAGACCAAGCTCAAGTCGGTGCTGGTGGATTTCCTGGTGGGCGCCGGGCTCAAG ACCAAGTCCATCGTGAGCTACAACCACCTGGGGAACAACGACGGCAAGAACCTGTCGGCGCCGCAGCAGTTCCGCTCCAAGGAGATCTCCAAGAGCAACGTGGTGGACGACACGGTCCAGGCCAACCCCGTCCTCTACGGCCCCCAGGACAAGCCCGACCACTGCGTGAGTTGGGGGGCGGGGGGTGGGGTCACAGCCGGAGGTGACAGCGGGGGTGACGGGGACGTGGCTTTGGCAGGTGGTGATCAAGTACGTGCCCTACGTGGGGGACAGCAAGCGGGCGCTGGACGAGTACACGTCCGAGATCATGATGGGCGGCACCAACACCATCGTCATCCACAACACCTGCGAG GACTCGCTGCTGGCCAGCCCCATCATCCTGGACCTGGCCATCCTGACGGAGCTGTGCCAGCGCATCACCTTCTGCACCGAGGCCGATCCCGAATTCCAAGGATTCCACAGCGTCCTGTCCATCCTCGCCTTCCTCTGCAAGGCCCCGCTGGTTCCCGAGGGCACCCCCGTGGTCAACGCGCTCTTCCGCCAGCGCAGCTGCATCGAGAACATCCTGAG GGCCTGTCTGGGGCTGCCCCCCCAGAACCACATGCTGCTGGAGCACAAGATGCAGCGGCCGGCGCCGAGCCCCAAACGCGCCTGTCCCGGGGGGGCCGCCTGTCCCCTGCTCCCCAAAAAGAGCCCGGCAGCGCCCGCCCAGCTCAACGGGCACCCCTGTGCCCCCCGGCCGGggcccccccgagcccccctgCACATCGACGGCACCGAataaccccaaacccacccggAGCAGCTTTTtaa
- the ISYNA1 gene encoding inositol-3-phosphate synthase 1 isoform X1, whose amino-acid sequence MAEPFLVESPNVTYSKDFIEAKYTYSTVHVCKENGVTKVRPCSTRFTFRTGRQVPRLGVMLVGWGGNNGTTVTAAVLANKLGLSWMTKTGRKKANYYGSLLQASTVCLGTGPSGDVYVPFRDLLPMVHPNDIVFDGWDISSLNLAEAMRRAEVLEWPLQEQLWPHMEKMKPRASIYIPEFIAANQEERADNVLRGSMAEQVEQIRRDIRDFKESSGVDKVIVLWTANTERFCDIVPGLNDTADNLLRAIERGLEVSPSTLFAVASILEGCAYINGSPQNTFVPGAVELAAQRRVFIGGDDFKSGQTKLKSVLVDFLVGAGLKTKSIVSYNHLGNNDGKNLSAPQQFRSKEISKSNVVDDTVQANPVLYGPQDKPDHCVVIKYVPYVGDSKRALDEYTSEIMMGGTNTIVIHNTCEDSLLASPIILDLAILTELCQRITFCTEADPEFQGFHSVLSILAFLCKAPLVPEGTPVVNALFRQRSCIENILRACLGLPPQNHMLLEHKMQRPAPSPKRACPGGAACPLLPKKSPAAPAQLNGHPCAPRPGPPRAPLHIDGTE is encoded by the exons ATGGCAGAGCCGTTCCTCGTGGAGAGCCCCAACGTCACCTACAGCAAGGATTTCATCGAGGCCAAGTACACCTACAGCACCGTGCACGTCTGCAAGGAGAACGGCGTCACCAAG GTGCGGCCGTGCTCCACCCGCTTCACCTTCCGCACGGGCCGGCAGGTGCCGCGCCTGGGGGTGATGCTGGTGGGCTGGGGGGGCAACAACGGCACCACGGTGACAGCGGCAGTGCTGGCCAACAAACTGGGGCTGTCCTGGATGACCAAGACGGGGCGCAAG AAAGCCAATTACTACGGCTCCCTGCTCCAAGCCTCCACCGTGTGCCTGGGCACCGGCCCCTCCGGTGATGTCTACGTGCCCTTCCGGGACCTGCTGCCCATGGTGCACCCCAACGACATCGTCTTCGACG gCTGGGACATCTCCTCGCTGAACCTGGCCGAGGCCATGAGGAGGGCGGAGGTGCTGGAGTGGccgctgcaggagcagctctggcccCACATGGAGAAGATGAAGCCCCGAGCTTCCATCTACATCCCCGAATTCATCGCCGCCAACCAGGAGGAGCGGGCGGACAACGTCCTGCGAGGCTCCATGGCCGAGCAG GTGGAGCAGATCCGCAGGGACATCCGAGACTTCAAGGAGAGCAGCGGGGTGGACAAAGTCATCGTCCTGTGGACGGCCAACACGGAGAGATTCTGTGACATCGTGCCGGGGCTCAACGACACCGCCGACAACCTGCTGAGAGCCATTGAG CGAGGCCTGGAGGTGTCCCCGTCCACGCTGTTCGCCGTGGCCAGCATCCTGGAGGGCTGCGCCTACATCAACGGCTCCCCCCAGAACACCTTCGTGCCCGGCGCCGTGGAATTGGCCGCCCAGCGCCGCGTCTTCATCGGCGGAGACGACTTCAAGTCGGGGCAGACCAAGCTCAAGTCGGTGCTGGTGGATTTCCTGGTGGGCGCCGGGCTCAAG ACCAAGTCCATCGTGAGCTACAACCACCTGGGGAACAACGACGGCAAGAACCTGTCGGCGCCGCAGCAGTTCCGCTCCAAGGAGATCTCCAAGAGCAACGTGGTGGACGACACGGTCCAGGCCAACCCCGTCCTCTACGGCCCCCAGGACAAGCCCGACCACTGC GTGGTGATCAAGTACGTGCCCTACGTGGGGGACAGCAAGCGGGCGCTGGACGAGTACACGTCCGAGATCATGATGGGCGGCACCAACACCATCGTCATCCACAACACCTGCGAG GACTCGCTGCTGGCCAGCCCCATCATCCTGGACCTGGCCATCCTGACGGAGCTGTGCCAGCGCATCACCTTCTGCACCGAGGCCGATCCCGAATTCCAAGGATTCCACAGCGTCCTGTCCATCCTCGCCTTCCTCTGCAAGGCCCCGCTGGTTCCCGAGGGCACCCCCGTGGTCAACGCGCTCTTCCGCCAGCGCAGCTGCATCGAGAACATCCTGAG GGCCTGTCTGGGGCTGCCCCCCCAGAACCACATGCTGCTGGAGCACAAGATGCAGCGGCCGGCGCCGAGCCCCAAACGCGCCTGTCCCGGGGGGGCCGCCTGTCCCCTGCTCCCCAAAAAGAGCCCGGCAGCGCCCGCCCAGCTCAACGGGCACCCCTGTGCCCCCCGGCCGGggcccccccgagcccccctgCACATCGACGGCACCGAataa